The Rhododendron vialii isolate Sample 1 chromosome 3a, ASM3025357v1 nucleotide sequence TGGAAGGCGGCCTTCTAAATAGGGAAAAGCCGGAGAAAGATATATAACAGAAAATTCCATGAGCTGGGTAAGGTCACATAAACACCATATTACCTTGAACACTGACATGAAGTTAAAGCTCCCAATAATAGATGGTTTCTTCACAGGCATTCTTCTTGCCGGTGACATGTCTTTACACAAATGTTGAGCTATCTCCTTCAACAAAACAAGTTGAGCTTTATCAGTCCGCATGGAAATGATCGCCTGCCTCATTGATTCTCTATCTGCCTCAAGGGCCTGAAGCCGCATGAACATCTTCTTGATCTCAGGATCATCCACATTTTCCCGGTTCAGCGACTCCCTAGGAGTGGTTAAATAATCTTCACACACTCCAATATAAGGCTTGGTATCCAAGACACCATTATATGGCATTCCTTGATGCACAGAATCAATGGTATATACTCTGTCACTCATATCATCCCCCACTTCCGATGCATTATCCACCTTTCTCAAATTTGAATAGTCCTCTGTCTGAGAATATTCTCTCTTATGGAAACTGCTACCAAACCTTGGTGAATCAGAGGTAAAATCAGGACCGACTTCTTTACCCATACCATAAAACGATTTCGGACTATCAGTAGACATTTTCCTAATATTTCTAGGCTGCCTAGGAGATTGACCAACTATCACCTTTTCAAATGCATTCTCTGCGCCATTAATGTCCCCATCCAATGGGATTTGTCTAGGACTTTTCTCCAATTGATTGATCCGGAATTCCAAATCCTTCAAATGATCCCTAGAACGTGGTGTCTCCCCAAATACATATTTCTCAACATCACCCACATCGTTGTCGATCTCCGAATGAACTTCATTCAAATTGCACTTGAGAGGAGGATAATCATAGGTGGTTAGTTCTTGGGCATCAAGAAATCCAAGTGCACTATTATTACGTGAAATCCCACCTCTCTCACCATCTGCTTCGGACTCTGTAAGCCCATAACTCATCATCCTATGTCTGTAAGCCTGAACCTCACAATACAATGACTGAATGGCCTCCTCTCTCTTATACAACAAATCCTCCATAGCTGAGAGCTCCTGCTGGTCATGTGCCATTTTCTCTTCCGCGAACCGCTTGAACTGTCGTGCTTCCATCTGAATCTCAGCCTTTTCCCTCTGCAACCTCAGAATCATCGACATGGCCTCATTCGCAGCCGACGAGGAGGCGTTCCTCTCCTCGTCCAATTCAACAGAGAGATCCTGTATGGTTTGCTGTTGGCTACTAACCATGTCGCGCAACGCGTCCCTCTCATTCTCAATCTCGACTCGCGCAACCTGTGGTAAATTCAAACCCGGGATGAAAAATCTATTCCTCTCTTCGCACTCGTCGAATTTCCTCTTGACGGATCGAAGCCAAGTCCCGGAATAGGACCGGTTCATTGTCCCACAACCGCACCCGCAATCGCAACATTTGGCCAAACTTGTCGAAGGCGACTCGATAAATTCTGAATCCATAATAAAGCCTTACGCATTCAAACCCCCCACCCCGAATCGAAAATCAATGTTATTGTAACAAGAATCAAATTGCTATATACGGTACAGATCAGGAATTCCTCCACAATTGCTACGTACGGGCTCCCAAATATTCTCTCTCGTGTGAATTTATTCCTTTAAAGATGTTATTCccctctctcaaaaccctacCATTCCATCAATCGTCTCAATTAACAAATCAAACCACGCACAGATCTAAACAAGACCAAGAAAATCACAACAgatagaaaaaataataattaaagcaattattattatatatatatgtggagagagagagagagagagagagagagagagagagagagagagagagagagattaaatgAGTTACCTGGAACGAGCTGGGAGGCTcgaaatggaaaatggaagctCGACGCTGGGGGTGAAACTTTTCCCGGGAAAATATTTtgagggaaagagagaaaatttcaacAAGTCGAGCGAAAGAAATGAGGAATTAGGTCAAGAGGAGGGGGGAAAGTGGGGAGCGAGTGAAAAGAGAGGGAACGaagggagagagaaattttgaaaccctagattttgtatttgttgttCTGTTGCATCGTGCTTCGTGTAATCTtggttttttagagagagagagagagagagagagagcgggagaGAGAGTGTTCCGAAAATGCTGTTTTTAGTTGCCGATACcgataagaaaaaaaggaaaagaaaatgctgTTTAGTTGATGGAACGGAAGAAAAATTACCCAGTGCCCCAAGGCGCACTGGCCCAGCCTTTTTTCATCACATGGCCTTGTTTGTTTGGGGTCTCGAAATCCTTCGGCACggtcttcaaaaaaatttctccatttatctttgttcactttttttttttttgatccgcatctttgttcacttttttttctcagaaatctccctcaaaatcccCCTAACGAACAAGGCATTCTACTGGAATGTGTGGTGGAGGAAATGCTTGGGTAAGGGTGCAAACAAGTGAGTCGAGTTTTGCATTGTTcaggctcagctcgtttactacTAAATGAGCTTAAAACTCGAATTCAGGCTCGGCTCGTTGGTAAAATAGCCGAACCTGATTCATTTACCAAAACAGCCTCTGTAAAGTAGTTGAGCATGTACAAAAGAGCCGAGCGAAGCTTTTATTTACTTAACGAGCCTTTATAAAGGAGCTGAGTCTATACAAACAAGACAAAACTTTTTCCAGCTATACAAACAAGACAAAACTTTTTCCAGCCAACCCAATTTACTACACCAGACTAattaaaactcgagctcaaacTCAAATCAATAACTAAACGAACTGAGCCAAGTTGAGTCTTGAACGAGCTGGCTACCgagatatatatattattttagaATGTTGTTAAATGgagtatctatctatctatctatattgTAAATCGGATCGAGTATTAGTTAAATATGAAACGTGCAGATCTCATTGATTGTGACATTGATCTTGCAGACTGGCGCCTTCTAAAATAAAGGTGAGTGCTTTGTAatgaacaccaaaaaaaaaacaatttaaggTGGCATTGTCCACCCTCGAGCTGCTTGCAAAGCAACTGTGTTCGTTTGCCGTTCTAGGCCTGGGGCACATGCTACACCAAggatattgaataatttttaaacAAACGGAGGCTACAACGAATTAAACCGCGGGATAATTGTTAAACGATGACTCATCGAGTCATCAGTCGCCTGATccgttcaaacaaaaaaaagagaaaaaggaatcAGTCGCCAGCCACCCCTCCTGTAGAGTGTAGACTGATTCTGCGGGTGGACCCCCCCTAAACATATCTCAGGGACCCAGCAAGGTGTTGTCTAAGGGACTTTCTCCTGATCCACTCGATGATCAGACACTTTTTAGAACTCGCCGTGTTCAGAGATGCTTAAAATTATGTTCATCAAATGTTGGTTGGAATGTTTCTAAATTAAATTTATATGTCGTGTAAAAGAAATTCCAATGCAGTGTTAAGTTTAAATGTGTTTCAATCTATCGATTCGACAAAGATAGTTTCTTGTGGGATTGATGATCTCGacgaattttgaaaagtaaactGATCATTGAAGTGTTTGCAAAAGATCATGCATTagcatgaatttttttcctaaaaatttTAACACCAATTTCAAGAtctcaagaagaaaaaacaagggTACGTACATTTTCTTTTAAGATAAGAAATATCATAAATACGATATTTCTAGTGTGTAAATACAtacttttctaaaataaaaagcaaTTTGAGACGAAGGAAGTGTCAGCTTTCTCATAGCCACAGGGGTTAGGCCAAGAGGCCTTTATTAGCTTCCTGTCATAATTATGGCATAAAGCAACCTTGTAAAGTTATGGCCATCACTTTAAAGCATGCCATTATTTAAGGGATTAGTAAAAGTGCTTTTGAGGCACCAGTCCTTATCATTAGGTGGGCGGTATAATTGGACTATGATTGGTCTCCtaacttattattattattattattattttgtttttgtttattttttgaaagggcCAAGACTCGAGAGTCAAGAGACTCAATACAGTagatatttatttattctttaaATATCCCTAGCCTTTGAATTTCATGAAAAAGGTAACAACCACCTATCCTTCCATgctcggatcaaaaaaaaaaccctatccTTCCATGCAGAATGTGACTCCGCAAAAAGATTCCAAATAATAATCCAATATTTTATCATTTTGGAGGAAGAGGACTCCGAACCTTCTTTCTCCCGGCGTTAGAGGTCCGACTCATCAGCACGAGACAAATTTCCCCGGGATGTTCGATTTTGGTCCTTAATTAGGATTAGACGGGATAGTCTGACCATACTTTAATAAAATCAATAGTTTTGATTTGCTTAAAGACTCAGCAAATCCAAACTCTTGATTACAGCAACGGACGATCTAAATTTGGATTATCCCGTTAAATCCAAAACTTTCCCAAACTTGAACTAGAGAGAATCCAAACCATAAGAAATACTCACTCCGTcttttttttagagtccagtattccattttaagctatcccttaataagtgtccattttgtaaagttagtggataaaaattggtgtattgtctattttgtccctaaaagtaaattccattttgaaaaaattagtgagtaaaaatgtaataatgataggtaagtaggaaaagtgaaagaaaaagttgatgtaaaaagtataatgatgatgtctttttaataaattggagttacaaaacagaacatttaaaaaggaacggaggaaGTACGAGTTTTTGTGCAGCTCTCCGGTCATTTTCGCGCTCAACATTTTCCTAAAACCACTTTCATTTTTCCGTCATCTACTCTCATCTGCACCCTTCCCCCTTGGAGCATCTAATAGTCTGTTTTGTAGCCTAATATTAAATTAAGGGCACGCCGAAAATTTAGTTAACTTTTGGACGATTCATGTGTTTTGGAGCTCCAACGGGGCAAGCAAATGAGAAGAGATCCATCCATTCATCAGACAATTAGGAATAACTTCCTATACCGTAAGTAAAACCAATACATAATTTGTACGTAATACCAAATATGTATGAAAGTAATTCGTAATATTTATGTGCGCAACCAGGTACCTGAAACAAAGATGTAGCATCACGAGGGCTATTTCCTCAGCCCTtgttttttcgatttttgttcttttcataAGAATAAGAATTTACTTACCACAAGAAACCATAGAAAGCAACTTAAACATTTCTATGGTTCTttctccaaaacaaaaaaaccgcAAATAGAAACATTTAGTTCAACGGGATTCCAATAGCAGGGTTTTAAGTAAACAAAAATATGAACAATTCAACAGGATTCCATGAGGCCAAAATAAGAAagtttaggattaaaatatcaatgaaaaaaaaaggaggcaAAAGCAGCACCACCGCGTTGTGGTGAAAAGTTTCAATGTTGCTTTTCCAGCAAAGACAATTTTAACAGTGTCAAACTGATGAGACGGTAGCTGTATAAGAACCATTATTGTACTTCAAGCCTTTCAGGAAGGCCGAACACAATTTAGGAGAAATAATTGCGTTAGAAATACCGAAGACACTGCTACTTTCTTCCAACCCTGCAGATCCAGTGGGTTGATGATTTGATTTCTCACAAATTGTTTCAAGACCAACATTCAATCCAGTTGAGGTGGATTCTGTGACAAAACTGCATTTTACCCGAATTCAATGCATCAGCCGCGAactaaatacaaaataatactCACAATACAACCACAGTTCAATAAAAGTATTAAAACACTTCTCAATGGCGACTGAGACGATTAGGCAGAAATCTATCTAAATTAAAGGGTTTACCCGATATTAGGATACACTCCCAAACCTCATTGAAATTTTCATACCTTGCCTCAAAATTCATTCCCTCAGAGCCCATGGCTTCACATAAACTGCATATTATCCATGGAGGAAGATACGCGTCTTTGATTTCGATGCTATAGCAGAAACCAGCAGATGAACCCTGACAAGTTTCATCTTTGCTGGTGAATTCCTTTTGAGGGAAAGGAAAATTATCAGCCTTCCTCACCTCCTTGCATCTAACCTGCAAAAGAAGGCAAACACATATTTTATTGGCAGATTATATACTTGAGAACTATAGCAGGAGAATACACTAAGTCTAAATTCAAGGAATCAAGCTAAAGGACAAAGAACAAACTAGTCGATACTCTATATCAAAGGCAGTCTTTCCTGTTTAAATAGAGGTATAGTGACACACAAACAAGTTCAGGAGAAAGAGACTAGGAAATGTAATACATGATGTTTTCATACTTTTCCAAGTACATGTATTGAAGAGAAACATCTAACTTCAATATGTATACATAACCTGACCCCTGATACCAAGTTAAGTCACCATTTGTTCGTACAGCTTATATCTTTACGAATGAAGCCAAGAGGTTATATCCGAGATATTGCCACCTGACCCTCAGAGATGAACAAGTGGACACACAAGGCAGTTACTCTTCAGGTCCAAGTAAAACAAATGGGACCCTTCAGAGAAGAGAGGGCAGTTACTCTTCTGCTCCTCAAACTGACAGGTAATAGAGTTCCACATTGGCAATTGAAGAAATGGTAGTTTTCCCAAGTCATTGGTTCCAAGGAAGCTAATATTCCTAATGATGAAAGCTTCGGTTGGATGGTACATCACTACAAACAGTTAAATCAGCAGTTAACCAACTATGAATTTCCCAAATGATTATGGACTACATAAACATAATATGAGTGATACTGCAGGAATAATGACACTCcagttgagacttgagagaataaaaggagaaaaaactcaaaagagCTCTTTTATCAGCAGGACATGGTTAGCGGAAGTACCTCTGGAGAAGAAAGAGCAGCATTTTGAAAAGGCACTGGTGAATATAGTACGGGAACATCAGCACTGGTCAAAGATGTTAAGAAAAATCTGGAAAATGGCAGCCAGAAAAGAGGAATCACAATCCAGCAACAAGCTAAATTCTCTAACATGATTAAACAAATTGTAAATCAGAAAGAGTGCTCTACCTTCAAGGTCAAAGGATGAAGAGAGATGTTATAAGACATGATCAAATGATCTATTACACCAACCTGTAATTCAGGAGGAAATCGAACAACCCATGCACATTCTGGTTTCCACTGAATGCAAGCAAAGATTGTGGGCTATTATCCACATCAGACATGGAACGATGGCGCCGAATCTGCATCAAATCGAAGGCAGGAATCAGTAGCAATGCACAAGAAATGACTTCAAGCTGGTAGAATTCTCATGTCTCTGAAAAGCAACGCATGCAGAAGTTTTCTCAGTGCTCGCAACATCTCCAATTAAGATAGAGTCTCATCAAACATTGAAACACAGAAATATGCGAAAGGAGCAACAAAAACACTTTAGACTGCTCCTAAAATTGTAACTGATGAAACTTTCTTGTGACTAATAATTGAATACATGGACAAATAAAGACCAGTACAAGAACAGTTGGAGCATGAGCCCCTTCAGTGGAGATATATTTAAGAGACTGGTTGGATGACCTACAGAGGAGTCTCATTTTCTACCTAAGGCCTTAGATTTACATTCTATGAGATGAAGTGGACTAAGAATATGAGCATAGATTGTACCTGGCCTAGATTATGTTTTTCAATCTCAGACAGCTCAACCAGGTCTTCTGTAGTATGTTGCTCAACTTTTGAATGGCAAAGAGGCATTGAGAATTGAATATCCTAAATCATACTTTGAGccatcagaaaacaaaaacataacaTAAAACAATCATaggttaaaagttaaaacccaTCGGGCAAAGTGTACAAGTTAAAACggcaaaaagaaatattttccaAACCCTGATATCCGATTGGTAAATAAAAGAACTCCAGAGTCAGTTATCTAGAATGTAAGTGCACTTCAGGCATTAAATTTCCGGAAACTGAAGTTCATCGTGTCCAGGAAATAATTAACACTAAAGGCAGAAAGCAGCTAATTCCGTGAGTATATAACCTTCTTCAACAGTAGCAAGTTATGGAAGTCAACTGTACATTTCAGTACAATCCAAGCAACTCCACTGTTTGATTGTAACGCCATCTCAGTATGTCTAACTTACTAGCATTGAAATGTGGGTATAAAAGCTTTTCCCATTCACCGGGTTATACACCCTGGTAAGAATATTTTCAATTCTCTCGAGGAAGCTTTTAGTTCCCTCAAACCTAGGTAAAGCAGCTAAACTTAAGTCACCAGCATTCCACACgccatttaaaaaataataataataatgggtTATGCATTTTGGTTCGTCATCTTTTATCCCGAGATCAGAAAAATTGGTCACACAAACCTACTGTATACTTCCATTTATAAACAAAAGACATTCGTCCTCTGTTGGAAAATATCAATTCAATGCGTCATACCAGCAACCCGTGGAAACCCTTTTAAAAAGCATTCTAAGCTGATCCCGATTATGAGCCATCAAGATTATTGCATATATAGTGGAAAATCTTTCAAATCAAGTATTTAGGTTTGCACCTCTAACAACGCCATTAATCAGTATGAAGTTATGAACATCCATGACGTTAAGTCAAAAGTGCTAGGAATCCCAGAACTGCACTCATCAGTGTctgccaaaatttcaaattataaGTTTTATATCCTTCAATTACTTGGCATGTCAGTGATGTCACTGCCAGAGCCTCACTTATGCATCCGATACATGTCAGACACCCACCTGAAATGCATCCAACTTTCTAAGCAGAGTATTTTTAGTCGAACACACTGTGGACACCTTAAGAGGTcagaaagtaattttaaaaagtttgagTAGGGCCAAAACTGTAATTTATGCTTAacttttaaatacttatttagcGACTATGTTTATTTTTCCCTAAATTCATAGAATAATACTCGGCGTTTTACATGAATTTATCTAGATACCTACAATATATATGTTCTTAATCAGATATCCCCAAAGTGACCATGCCCTAGTCTCTGGATAAATAATGTGTAAGTGTTCGTATCGCGTCATACCCATGCCCGTATCCTCTAACTGCCAGCAACCATCACAACTAACATGCGCTGAAAGGCTCTGTAAGATCCAGTTGATTTAAGGAAATAGATAAGTCAATTTCCACAACAAATATACGCAAAACGAGGTTCAGCCAAAATATGAAGCTACTCCTGTGCATGCTACCGTAGAATAATCAGAACAAATCCAAGTGCAAGCACAAAGGAAAGCTACGAGATTCCATCTTACATGTTCTTTTAATAATGACCTCAAACTTCTTGTGGACTGCGATATATATGCGTTACATGAACGCTTGCTTTCCTTAGAATCACCACGACCAATGAACATCACTACAAACTGCGCTGTGCACACTGTATAcgtttcaaaaaaagaacagaTCAGTGAAAACTATCTTATTTGAACAAGCAAGCAGATAAAGGCATAGTATTACACTAAGGAGAGATTAAGTATTACAAGAATGTGCAAATGGAAACATCAGTCATTTATTATCATTGGAAGTTTGAAGGGAACAGAATTATGGGGGCAGCTGGCACCACCCTAATAATCGATCAAAAGACATACTCCACAAACTCACCGCAATGACCTTTCCCCAATAAAGGGGAAATGCAGATCCAGAGTCAACTAGAAGTACTTTCACAGAAATCAGAGATCAACAGTTAAACCTAGACAAATCCTAATTCAGCCTTCTAAAAAATTGCACAACTCTCCCATCCTTCCATTGTTCTACACACCTGCGCCTAGAGAATTTTGTTAACCACAAATGGGTAACTTTTTGAATTTCCACAGGTAATGCAACCACAACTATCCAATCTTCTCAAGGTTGTTAAAGCATCCAGCTCAAAGCCAATTGCTAATAAATGGAGAGGCTACCTGGGCTCTTGAACTAGTTTGGAGGCATTTTATAACCAATGCAGGACAATAACAAAATTCTATTTTCTAGGGACTCAATTATCAGATTTCACCCGATTAGCCTAGTTTTGTTTACAAAACACAAGCACAGATAGAAAGAATGATTGATACGTGTAAAACTACAAAAGTAATTAGAAAGACATAACTATGGGCTGTGCCCCCCTTTTGTGCCACTTTGGGCGGTGCTTGAATCATTAAAACAATCTGCCTACAATTGTATCATTTTCATGCTTAAAtactttcaagcttgatttgttgGCATGCTTGGCTGCTAATGCGCAATCTATAAGCTTTTCACTATGTCCACAGGAGGTAAGGCTGTGCCGATATTGAAGAGCCGTATCAATCAGTTGGCATGCCCTTTTTCTGCATACATGGCTCTGCCAATTCTTGATATTCTCCTCAAATTTAGCTAAGCAGTTCAAAATTAAAGGACAATGATATCTTTAACTTCGCAACACAAAGTATTAACTAGTGAGGTTATCAAATTTGGGAAGGAATTTTCTTAATTTCAAATGTGGCTACAAAGATGTAATTTGTGAATCTCTTTACCCACGGCTCTTGGCCAAAATTCCGGCTAGATTAAACAATCAACATTGTGAATGCATTAAGAAGTtaattaccataaaaaatgtCACAAGCACCCTTCCGAAGCATGTAATAAAGACTCCGAAATGCATCCTCCCATGCTGATTGCCTTCTGCTCAAGAAATCCATTTGGACTAAACAAAGAAGATAACTTCAGAGTTAAAAAGGATAagatacaaaaaaacaaaatagcgCATACGGTTATGATTTTGGCCAAACCTTGTTCCGTCGAAGATATGGTCAATGCTGCTACAAGAGAAGGTGGTAAAGAAGACTGTGGGTACACCCATGAATGTAAAACTTGTAGGTTATCAACTACTTGGTTTGTGGAAGTGAAGCCTGACGAGCAACtcattttttggcaaaattggGCCACACCACTACAGGAACCACGCGTGATTAACCTATGAAACCTAAATAATCACGGAATATACGAGATCAGGTAATGGTTCCTCAAACTAATTACATTAATTAACACAAAACCAAGTAAACAACATGCGATCTAATTAAACTCTAAAACAGACATTAACCAAAGCCTGGTTTGGCTTAAGTAAGCCACTTGGATTATTGGTTCGGCTCGACgaggaatcagaaaagaaaaaattcaagatccaaactcaaaattttggaacaaagacaaaaataagccaaaaaggaattgagaccaaaaaaaaaaaaaaaaaaccaaaccaggCCTAAATAAACATTGAATTCAATAAAGAAGCGAACGCAGTCAAAAGCTTTATGTGAGCACATGGTTATCCTCAACTTTCCAAATAAGAAAGTGGGAGACGAATCTTGGAACCCAATGGTGAATATAGCAGCCGAGAAGATTATCGAAACTATTTCACAGTTTAAATGCTTCCTTTTATATGAGAATAAACTTGAAAAGTTTATAAACAAGGTAGAAGCTACACAAGTATCTCTCTACTTTAAAGTAGTAAATATATAATTGCATCCCACTCTCATCAATTGAACTTGGTCCGCAAGAAGAATAAACAAAGAAATCTGATGTAAAAATTCCCCTTTACGCCaacttgatccgaatagttatttaaaaaatggtaaaatagaGAATTAACTAAGATAACATAAAACAAGGGAGGGAGTTTGTTCAAATAAACACCTAGAAAATAAAGAGGAATCTCAATTCAAATTTGGCTAAAGGGATTGTATTGATTTTGATCGTGTATCAATATCTCTGAAAGTTTGGACAGCACCTCCCAAGGTAATAAGGTATGGATCAGAATTAAGGGGGCTGATTGCAGTAAATACTTCCCGATGATAAAGTAAAGAAGCACTAGCAGTGCAACTAATGTTTTAAGAGTTACTCTCCTTGAATACTCATATGCTCTCAAGTCGATTGCCTTAGTTGACGCTGAATTTAGCATAAGACTGGATAGAAGAAAACAATCTTTAATCGACTACACCAACCACCCTCAACACGTGAACATTGTGCAAGCAATGAAGA carries:
- the LOC131318529 gene encoding uncharacterized protein LOC131318529; the encoded protein is MAKVSTQGLVSSNAVQFVAGPLKVGTGLKRKTPSELRGEQLKRKHVVELVDESPAPELSSLKSTTGSKYPRYINTRLDEVYPIKKSSIRLRMLSGKESAKPEESPVEHTGTLKSCSVSSVSAAKSQPQVSCPEDFASSGVTRDGEAQASKTNEKCRESTFRSVTDLSSGGEKTTGLDIIDLDRALKGLVAHEPSLLSSVAPDSSERIGDFTMGNLCSEFDILGRMTPLDFTLKTTMRVVSSSSVNWFHRLITRGSCSGVAQFCQKMSCSSGFTSTNQVVDNLQVLHSWVYPQSSLPPSLVAALTISSTEQVQMDFLSRRQSAWEDAFRSLYYMLRKGACDIFYVCTAQFVVMFIGRGDSKESKRSCNAYISQSTRSLRSLLKEHDIQFSMPLCHSKVEQHTTEDLVELSEIEKHNLGQIRRHRSMSDVDNSPQSLLAFSGNQNVHGLFDFLLNYRFFLTSLTSADVPVLYSPVPFQNAALSSPEVRCKEVRKADNFPFPQKEFTSKDETCQGSSAGFCYSIEIKDAYLPPWIICSLCEAMGSEGMNFEASFVTESTSTGLNVGLETICEKSNHQPTGSAGLEESSSVFGISNAIISPKLCSAFLKGLKYNNGSYTATVSSV
- the LOC131318533 gene encoding myosin-binding protein 7, producing MDSEFIESPSTSLAKCCDCGCGCGTMNRSYSGTWLRSVKRKFDECEERNRFFIPGLNLPQVARVEIENERDALRDMVSSQQQTIQDLSVELDEERNASSSAANEAMSMILRLQREKAEIQMEARQFKRFAEEKMAHDQQELSAMEDLLYKREEAIQSLYCEVQAYRHRMMSYGLTESEADGERGGISRNNSALGFLDAQELTTYDYPPLKCNLNEVHSEIDNDVGDVEKYVFGETPRSRDHLKDLEFRINQLEKSPRQIPLDGDINGAENAFEKVIVGQSPRQPRNIRKMSTDSPKSFYGMGKEVGPDFTSDSPRFGSSFHKREYSQTEDYSNLRKVDNASEVGDDMSDRVYTIDSVHQGMPYNGVLDTKPYIGVCEDYLTTPRESLNRENVDDPEIKKMFMRLQALEADRESMRQAIISMRTDKAQLVLLKEIAQHLCKDMSPARRMPVKKPSIIGSFNFMSVFKWVASFVFWRTKACQTKYMFGMSANNMGLLMLLDKGPRVGQWRCLSSTQV